In the genome of Mycoplasmopsis pulmonis, one region contains:
- a CDS encoding M17 family metallopeptidase — MKGKKVIKVSNEKEFPISLKLIFKQENMNDFLIQEDHQITEINSENTLYYFVKDKSKYDIKFFKKAASKIVENQNRNLNIDISSFSHNSIALESIVKIFVEKYEFKHANLFKEKDKDDKQYSINLYVSDKQKILVLETLLEKTLILTNALNTVRKLQIYPPNICNSEWLADFVYEDLKKIDSLKINIYNKSQIEDLGMNLFLSVNKGSAYEPRLVSIEYNGDPSSEEKTVLVGKGITFDSGGYNIKTSHMGGMKFDMSGAAIAAYALKAMAQLRAKSNFAALMLITDNRLNSVANIPDSVWKSMNGKTVEVTDTDAEGRLVLADGITFAIRKLNATRVITIATLTGTILYTLGTSYTGGWATNNKTWKELLSAAKKHDEPIWRLPLNEDYIESYKKSKVADLVNWSSASKPDSNSAAMFLKEFTEEKDFVHLDIAGTAEIEGEPQGVLVKTLAQLALDI; from the coding sequence ATGAAAGGAAAAAAAGTGATAAAAGTTTCAAATGAAAAAGAATTTCCAATAAGTTTAAAATTAATTTTTAAACAAGAAAATATGAATGATTTTTTAATCCAAGAAGATCATCAAATAACAGAGATTAACTCTGAAAATACTTTGTATTATTTTGTAAAAGACAAATCAAAATATGATATTAAATTTTTTAAAAAAGCTGCCTCAAAAATTGTGGAAAATCAAAATAGAAATTTAAATATTGACATTTCTAGTTTTTCTCATAATTCAATAGCACTTGAGAGTATTGTTAAAATATTTGTAGAAAAATATGAATTTAAACATGCAAATTTATTTAAAGAAAAAGATAAAGATGATAAACAATATTCAATCAATCTTTATGTTAGTGATAAACAAAAAATATTAGTTTTAGAAACTTTACTTGAAAAAACTCTTATTTTGACAAATGCTTTAAATACTGTTAGAAAACTTCAAATATATCCACCAAATATTTGTAATTCTGAGTGGTTAGCTGATTTTGTTTATGAAGATTTAAAAAAAATAGATTCACTAAAAATTAATATCTACAATAAAAGTCAAATAGAAGATTTAGGTATGAACTTGTTTTTGTCAGTAAATAAAGGAAGTGCATATGAGCCTAGATTAGTTTCTATTGAATATAACGGTGATCCAAGTTCAGAAGAAAAAACAGTTTTAGTTGGTAAAGGAATTACATTCGACTCTGGAGGATATAACATTAAAACTTCACATATGGGTGGGATGAAATTTGACATGTCAGGAGCTGCCATTGCAGCTTATGCCCTAAAGGCAATGGCTCAACTTCGAGCAAAATCAAATTTTGCAGCTCTTATGTTAATTACTGACAATCGTTTAAATAGCGTTGCAAACATTCCTGATTCAGTTTGAAAATCAATGAATGGAAAAACTGTTGAAGTAACTGATACTGACGCTGAAGGAAGATTAGTTTTGGCAGATGGAATAACTTTTGCCATTAGAAAACTAAATGCAACTAGAGTAATAACAATAGCAACTTTAACCGGAACTATTTTATATACTCTAGGAACTTCTTACACCGGAGGATGAGCTACAAACAATAAAACTTGAAAAGAGCTTTTATCAGCTGCTAAAAAACATGATGAACCTATTTGAAGATTACCTTTAAATGAAGACTACATTGAAAGCTATAAAAAATCAAAAGTAGCTGATTTGGTTAATTGATCAAGTGCTTCAAAACCTGATTCAAATAGTGCTGCTATGTTTTTAAAAGAATTTACTGAAGAAAAAGATTTTGTTCATCTAGATATAGCAGGAACCGCTGAAATAGAAGGTGAACCTCAAGGAGTGCTTGTTAAAACATTGGCTCAATTAGCTCTTGATATATAA